A stretch of the Aspergillus puulaauensis MK2 DNA, chromosome 6, nearly complete sequence genome encodes the following:
- a CDS encoding uncharacterized protein (COG:O;~EggNog:ENOG410PI0U;~InterPro:IPR036188;~PFAM:PF13450;~SECRETED:SignalP(1-23)), whose protein sequence is MRPSTGVARILALTSIWLGLASSLPSPDKGKDDPDVITRDVAIIGGGASGTYAAVRLKQLGQSVVLIEQEDRLGGHTNTYDDNGTPIDYGVWVYSNTTEARDFFAYLNIPTTVQNLSRDPNRSQRYDFRTGESVPPPSGNVTEAMVRYALLLLQHPYLENGWDLPDPVPEDLLLSFRDFIEKYDLSAAVETLALYVQGFGEILDCPTVYIMKYFNFNVVQGIQSGFLRPASLDNSEAYRAAAANLGDDLLLSSTILQMNRSTDSKNKKDSITSAYPQTILVRTPSGLKTVQASKIFITIPPILENLNAFDLDARESQTFAKFRATTYTTAILQLTGLPQTIQFVNSGIDTPYNVSPIPGTYVFVPTSNPSLRLAYLGGGSSGGEGKGEEGDREEKLPFDTVKRIMTDNVLSLRNAGYDVSVPEIRAYSNHYPFGLRVSADEIAGGFYKDLYALQGHRETYYSGAAFHAHDSGALWRFTERVIGEFGLAG, encoded by the coding sequence ATGCGTCCCTCAACCGGAGTAGCCAGGATACTCGCCCTGACCAGTATCTGGCTGGGCCTAGCCTCCTCCCTACCTAGCCCAGATAAAGGCAAAGATGACCCCGATGTTATCACCCGCGATGTGGCCAtaatcggcggcggcgcctcGGGCACATATGCCGCCGTCCGCCTCAAGCAACTCGGTCAGAGCGTCGTCTTGATCGAGCAAGAAGACCGGCTCGGTGGACATACAAATACATACGACGACAATGGAACGCCCATCGACTACGGCGTATGGGTGTACTCCAACACAACCGAGGCGCGCGACTTCTTCGCCTACCTCAATATCCCGACGACAGTGCAGAATCTGAGTAGAGACCCTAACAGGAGTCAGAGATATGATTTCCGCACCGGCGAGAGTGTTCCTCCGCCGAGTGGGAATGTTACAGAGGCGATGGTGCGCTatgctctgcttctgctaCAGCATCCGTACCTTGAGAATGGATGGGATCTTCCTGATCCTGTGCCAGAGGACCTTTTGCTGTCGTTTCGGGACTTTATTGAGAAATATGACCTTTCTGCGGCGGTGGAGACGCTCGCGTTGTACGTCCAAGGATTCGGCGAGATACTCGACTGTCCCACTGTCTATATCATGAAGTATTTCAACTTCAATGTCGTTCAAGGCATCCAGTCCGGATTCTTGAGACCTGCCAGCCTCGATAACTCGGAAGCATAccgcgctgctgctgcaaacCTAGGCGATGACCTCTTGCTAAGCAGTACAATACTCCAAATGAACCGCTCTACCGACAGTAAAAACAAGAAAGACAGCATCACCTCAGCCTACCCCCAAACAATCCTCGTCCGCACCCCGTCCGGCCTTAAAACGGTTCAAGCAAGCAAAATCTTCATAACAATTCCGCCTATCCTCGAAAACCTCAACGCCTTCGACCTCGACGCGCGTGAATCCCAGACCTTTGCCAAATTCCGTGCAACAACCTACACAACCGCTATCCTCCAGCTGACTGGCCTCCCCCAAACCATCCAATTCGTCAACAGCGGCATCGACACTCCTTACAACGTCTCCCCGATACCAGGGACATACGTCTTCGTCCCAACATCCAACCCGTCCCTCCGCCTCGCATACCTAGgaggcggcagcagcggcggcgaaggaaaaggagaagaaggagacaGGGAAGAAAAACTCCCCTTCGACACCGTGAAGCGCATAATGACGGATAACGTGCTCTCGCTGCGCAACGCCGGCTACGACGTCTCCGTCCCCGAGATAAGGGCTTACAGCAACCACTACCCGTTTGGGTTACGGGTGAGCGCGGATGAGATTGCGGGTGGGTTTTATAAGGACTTGTATGCGCTGCAGGGGCATCGGGAGACGTATTACTCTGGGGCGGCGTTTCATGCGCATGATTCGGGGGCGTTGTGGAGGTTTACTGAGAGGGTTATTGGGGAGTttgggctggctgggtga
- a CDS encoding uncharacterized protein (COG:S;~EggNog:ENOG410PHH2;~InterPro:IPR010281;~PFAM:PF05960), which produces MAFSLSIQTQTLGEWASLGLASTSLNMSMPDHVLRTQADLGELDAFYNIDISTRRHAALHDYHQNEQDLLAQIDFDALDQQGRVDYIMLRTYHTRQLNNLDLERSSQEEFSPLIPFAEELVTLLEKRQDVETLDAKGAAKALDDINKSITKVQGKVQSGGFNVTETTGYLASKAITDLLDHLGEWYGFYSTYDPLFDFWVTTPWTTANTTLTEYLTTVETELAGMHQEGKEDAIIGEPIGRKGLEVELEAEMISYTPEELIQIGNQELEWCMAEVKKQSRALGYGDDWAKALEHVKNDYVEPGKQTALVRDLVNEGSNFVTDRDLVTVPPLANSTWRMVMIGAEQQKVSPFFLGGPTIYVSYPVVSMEHDLKLMVMRGNNRHFARATAFHEMFPGHRLQLYMADRYNSHRKEIFDTPFFVEGWALYWEMLFYERDDFHRSPEGRIGALWWRMHRCLRIIFSIKFHLGEMTAQEAVDLLVDTIHHERSTAEGEVRRSVEGTYSPLYQAGYMLGALQLWKLREMVVDSGEMGQKEYHDAILKLGVLPIEMVKVVITGEELSRDFKPGWKFYDFN; this is translated from the coding sequence ATGGCTTTCTCGCTGAGCATCCAAACCCAAACCTTGGGAGAATGGGCCTCATTAGGGCTCGCCAGCACATCACTGAACATGTCCATGCCCGACCACGTCCTCCGCACACAAGCTGATCTCGGCGAACTGGACGCATTCTACAATATTGATATATCCACCCGCCGACACGCCGCACTGCATGATTATCACCAGAACGAGCAGGACCTGCTCGCCCAGATTGATTTCGATGCGTTGGACCAGCAGGGCCGCGTGGACTATATCATGCTCCGCACGTATCATACACGGCAACTGAATAACCTGGACTTGGAGAGGTCGTCGCAAGAGGAGTTTTCCCCGTTGATTCCGTTTGCGGAGGAGTTGGTGACGCTGCTTGAGAAGAGACAGGATGTTGAGACGCTGGATGCGAAGGGGGCTGCGAAGGCGCTGGATGATATCAATAAGTCTATCACCAAGGTCCAGGGGAAAGTGCAGAGCGGGGGGTTTAATGTCACCGAGACGACTGGGTATCTAGCCAGCAAGGCCATAACAGACCTCCTTGACCATCTGGGGGAGTGGTACGGTTTCTACTCAACATATGACCCCCTTTTCGACTTCTGGGTTACAACGCCCTGGACGACAGCGAACACGACGCTCACCGAGTACTTGACCACCGTCGAAACAGAACTAGCGGGTATGCACCaggaaggcaaagaagacgcAATAATTGGCGAGCCGATCGGGCGGAAGGGCCTGGAAGTCGAGCTCGAGGCTGAGATGATCTCGTACACACCCGAAGAACTAATCCAGATCGGAAACCAGGAGCTGGAGTGGTGCATGGCCGAGGTCAAAAAGCAGTCGCGCGCTCTTGGATACGGTGATGACTGGGCGAAAGCCCTGGAGCATGTTAAGAACGACTATGTTGAGCCGGGGAAGCAGACGGCGCTGGTGCGCGACCTTGTTAATGAAGGGAGTAACTTTGTCACGGATCGCGATCTCGTTACGGTGCCCCCGCTGGCGAATAGTACCTGGCGCATGGTCATGATTGGAgctgagcagcagaaggtGTCGCCGTTCTTCCTGGGTGGACCGACGATCTATGTCTCGTATCCTGTTGTGTCGATGGAGCATGATCTGAAGCTCATGGTGATGCGCGGGAACAACAGGCATTTTGCGCGTGCGACGGCGTTTCATGAAATGTTCCCTGGTCATCGACTGCAGCTTTACATGGCGGACCGGTATAACAGCCATCGAAAAGAGATCTTCGATACGCCGTTCTTTGTAGAGGGCTGGGCGCTGTATTGGGAGATGCTGTTTTATGAGCGAGACGACTTCCATCGCTCGCCTGAGGGCCGGATTGGAGCGCTCTGGTGGCGGATGCATCGCTGTCTGAGGATCATTTTCTCGATCAAGTTCCATCTGGGCGAGATGACGGCGCAGGAGGCGGTTGACTTGCTGGTTGATACGATCCACCATGAGAGGAGCACCGCCGAGGGAGAGGTACGGCGATCTGTTGAGGGCACTTATTCGCCGCTCTACCAGGCTGGATATATGCTGGGTGCGTTGCAGCTGTGGAAACTGAGAgagatggtggtggattcTGGGGAGATGGGCCAGAAGGAGTACCACGACGCGATCTTGAAGCTGGGTGTGTTGCCTATTGAGATGGTCAAGGTGGTTATCACGGGCGAAGAGCTCTCGCGCGACTTTAAGCCGGGCTGGAAGTTTTATGACTTTAATTGA
- a CDS encoding FAD-dependent oxidoreductase (CAZy:AA7;~COG:S;~EggNog:ENOG410QEF8;~InterPro:IPR006094,IPR036318,IPR016166,IPR012951;~PFAM:PF08031,PF01565;~SECRETED:SignalP(1-24);~go_function: GO:0016491 - oxidoreductase activity [Evidence IEA];~go_function: GO:0050660 - flavin adenine dinucleotide binding [Evidence IEA];~go_function: GO:0071949 - FAD binding [Evidence IEA];~go_process: GO:0055114 - oxidation-reduction process [Evidence IEA]) yields MLGRSTGLILTGLLALGSPVAANADSCRYLPGDQNWPSRATWSSFNQSIDGRLVATVPLGAPCHGAAYNKAKCDALKEGWTQPELHYDSSSSVMAPFFANNSCDPFHPVSKPCTLDNYIVYAVNVSKPEHISKAIQFTTEHNIRLVVRNTGHDYNGKSTGAGALGVWTHNLKELEIADWKDKHYQGKAIKLGAGVQGFEAYAAADKQGLEVVGGECPSVGIAGGYTQGGGHSALASAHGLAADQVLQWEVIDGEGNFITATRDNEHSDLYWALSGGGGGTYGVVWSLTSKAHPGLPVSGLNLTFSSTGISKDTFYQAVALYQTHLPAIVDAGAMSVWYFTNTSFSISPLTGPNIPVAKLTQLLKPFTDGLSKLGIKYTTYANQFPSYLAQFTAMQGAIGVGEAQYGGYLIPRSTVLKHNDELTAAYRHITESGATFIGVGLNVSKALVGKDIYNAVLPAWRETLISTTITTPWAWNEDKAMLAEQRKMTDSYIPALSKLAPESGAYMNEGDFRQPNWQSVFYGENYDALREVKAKYDPNDVFYAWQAVGSDEWAVRGARLCRA; encoded by the exons ATGCTGGGTCGCTCAACAGGTCTCATCCTGACCGGCCTGCTGGCCCTGGGCTCCCCTGTCGCTGCTAATGCCGATTCCTGCCGCTACCTGCCAGGCGACCAGAACTGGCCTTCTCGCGCGACCTGGTCAAGCTTCAACCAGTCCATCGATGGACGACTCGTTGCGACCGTACCGCTAGGCGCACCATGCCACGGCGCTGCGTATAACAAAGCGAAATGCGATGCGCTAAAGGAAGGGTGGACTCAGCCAGAGTTACA CTACGACTCGTCGTCCTCTGTAATGGCgcccttcttcgccaacAACTCGTGCGACCCGTTTCACCCGGTCTCGAAGCCCTGCACGCTGGACAACTACATCGTCTACGCCGTCAACGTCAGCAAGCCGGAGCACATCTCCAAGGCGATCCAATTCACCACGGAGCACAACATCCGCCTCGTCGTGCGCAACACCGGCCACGACTATAATGGGAAATCCACCGGGGCCGGCGCGCTGGGTGTCTGGACGCATAATctcaaggagctcgagaTCGCCGACTGGAAGGATAAACACTACCAGGGCAAGGCGATTAAACTTGGTGCGGGAGTGCAGGGGTTCGAGGCGTACGCGGCGGCCGATAAGCAGGGCCTGGAGGTTGTGGGTGGCGAGTGTCCGAGTGTTGGTATTGCTGGGGGTTATACccaaggaggaggacattCGGCGCTTGCGTCCGCACACGGGCTTGCGGCGGACCAGGTGCTCCAGTGGGAGGTTATTGATGGCGAGGGCAACTTTATCACCGCGACCAGAGATAATGAGCACTCTGACCTGTATTGGGCGCtgagtggtggtggcggcgggaCGTACGGTGTTGTCTGGTCGCTGACCTCCAAGGCGCACCCTGGTTTGCCTGTTTCCGGGCTGAACTTGACCTTCTCGAGCACCGGGATCTCGAAGGATACGTTTTACCAGGCGGTTGCGCTGTACCAAACCCATCTCCCTGCGATTGTTGACGCGGGGGCTATGAGCGTGTGGTATTTCACCAAcaccagcttctccatctccccactCACCGGGCCCAACATCCCCGTCGCAAAGCTGACGCAGCTGCTAAAGCCATTCACCGACGGTCTCAGCAAGCTCGGCATCAAGTACACCACCTACGCCAACCAGTTCCCCAGCTACCTCGCCCAGTTCACAGCCATGCAGGGTGCGATTGGAGTCGGGGAAGCGCAGTACGGCGGCTACCTGATCCCGCGCTCGACAGTCCTCAAACACAACGACGAGCTTACAGCGGCGTACCGCCACATCACCGAGTCCGGCGCGACCTTTATCGGCGTGGGCCTGAACGTCTCCAAGGCCCTCGTCGGCAAAGACATCTACAACGCCGTCCTCCCTGCGTGGCGCGAAACCCTGATCAGCACTACAATCACGACGCCGTGGGCCTGGAACGAGGATAAGGCGATGCTCGCGGAGCAGCGCAAGATGACGGATAGTTATATTCCTGCGTTGAGCAAGCTGGCGCCCGAGTCCGGTGCGTATATGAACGAGGGCGACTTCCGGCAGCCGAACTGGCAGAGCGTGTTTTATGGAGAGAACTACGATGCGTTGAGGGAGGTCAAGGCCAAGTATGACCCGAATGATGTGTTCTATGCCTGGCAGGCTGTTGGGTCTGATGAGTGGGCTGTCCGTGGTGCCCGGCTGTGCAGGGcgtaa
- a CDS encoding MFS transporter (COG:U;~EggNog:ENOG410QDX9;~InterPro:IPR005829,IPR011701,IPR036259,IPR020846;~PFAM:PF00083,PF07690;~TransMembrane:11 (o100-120i132-151o157-178i190-214o220-239i297-322o342-362i383-402o408-431i443-464o476-498i);~go_component: GO:0016021 - integral component of membrane [Evidence IEA];~go_function: GO:0022857 - transmembrane transporter activity [Evidence IEA];~go_process: GO:0055085 - transmembrane transport [Evidence IEA]), which produces MAAQDDKKGNEKSNEQPLFMDLSRGIVGWEDDKDPQNPRNYPPSRKWSLLGIVSIVTLIRYESLYTGPANDIDCISPFASTLFAPAAGYAAQEFDTTSSILSTLAVTAYLFGYAVGPLFLSPLSELYGRRIVLNVATTLFVLFQIGCALSPNMAALIIFRTITGMGGSACLTIGGGVISDLFAPEQRGLAMSIFSLGPLLGPVIGPICGAFIAQDVGWRWIFWVLAITGGTFTTFVIIFSRETNPVILMERKTRKLQKELGRPELRSCYEKKDQEPIKTHREAFSFLLRRLTTPIQLLIHSPIVTLIALYIAVIYGCLYLLFTTVTSVFEDTYHWPLSTSGLANIGLGLGFIIGQIFFGLTSDRVLKRLKARNNNTLTPEMRLPLAIVFALFVPISFFWYGWSVQKPTHWIVPIIGLAPFAVGMIGIFSTLQTYVIDCYPRYAASGIAAITVMRSMFGALLPLAGPYMYRALGYGWGNTLLGLIALLLVPMPVIFYRFGAVLRERARKEF; this is translated from the exons ATGGCTGCTCAGGACGACAAAAAAGGCAACGAGAAAAGTAACGAG CAACCGCTCTTCATGGACCTCTCGAGAGGGATAGTCGGCTGGGAAGATGATAAGGATCCTCAGAATCCAAG GAACTACCCTCCTTCTCGGAAATGGTCTCTTCTAGGTATCGTCAGTATCGTCACTTTAATCAGGTATGAATCTTTATATACTGGGCCCGCGAATGATATTGATTGTATCAGTCCATTCGCGTCTACTCTTTttgcccctgctgctggatacGCCGCGCAGGAGTTCGACACGACCTCGTCTATATTAAGCACCCTGGCGGTCACGGCTTATCTATTCGGTTACGCC GTGGGACCTCTCTTCCTGTCACCACTTAGCGAGCTCTACGGCCGCAGGATCGTCTTGAACGTGGCAACAACGCTGTTCGTTCTATTTCAGATCGGATGTGCCCTTTCACCGAACATGGCCGCCCTTATTATCTTCAGAACCATCACCGGAATGGGCGGGTCTGCTTGTCTGACAATCGGCGGTGGAGTTATATCAGACCTCTTTGCGCCTGAGCAACGAGGGCTTGCCATGTCGATTTTCTCGCTGGGGCCCCTTCTTGGGCCTGTCATTGGTCCTATTTGCGGTGCCTTTATTGCGCAGGATGTTGGATGGCGATGG ATATTTTGGGTGCTCGCTATTACAGGCGGCACCTTCACCACCTTCGTTATCATTTTCAGCCGCGAAACCAACCCAGTGATCCTGATGGAACGCAAAACACGGAAGCTGCAAAAAGAACTGGGCAGACCCGAACTCCGAAGCTGCTacgaaaagaaagaccaaGAACCGATCAAAACTCACAGGGAAgccttcagcttcctcctgCGCCGTCTAACAACCCCAATCCAACTCCTCATCCACTCCCCCATCGTCACCCTCATCGCGCTCTACATCGCCGTCATCTACGGCTGCCTCTACCTCCTCTTCACAACAGTCACCAGCGTCTTCGAAGACACATACCACTGGCCCCTCTCCACCAGCGGTCTCGCCAACATcggcctgggcctgggcttcatcatcggccAGATATTCTTCGGCCTCACAAGTGATAGAGTCCTGAAACGCCTCAAAGCacgcaacaacaacactctCACCCCAGAGATGCGTCTGCCGCTcgccatcgtcttcgctCTATTCGTCCcaatctccttcttctggtaCGGCTGGTCCGTCCAGAAACCTACTCACTGGATCGTGCCCATAATCGGCCTCGCTCCCTTCGCTGTGGGAATGATTGGCATCTTTAGTACGCTGCAGACTTATGTCATTGATTGCTATCCGCGGTATGCGGCGTCCGGGATCGCGGCTATTACGGTTATGCGCTCGATGTTTGGCGCGCTGCTTCCGCTGGCTGGGCCTTATATGTACCGTGCTCTTGGGTATGGGTGGGGGAATACGCTGCTAGGGCTTATTGCGCTGCTTCTTGTTCCTATGCCCGTTATCTTTTATCGGTTTGGGGCTGTGCTTAGGGAGCGTGCTAGGAAGGAATTTTAA
- a CDS encoding uncharacterized protein (COG:K;~EggNog:ENOG410PGE6;~InterPro:IPR036864,IPR007219,IPR001138;~PFAM:PF00172,PF04082;~TransMembrane:3 (i228-245o288-316i336-357o);~go_function: GO:0000981 - DNA-binding transcription factor activity, RNA polymerase II-specific [Evidence IEA];~go_function: GO:0003677 - DNA binding [Evidence IEA];~go_function: GO:0008270 - zinc ion binding [Evidence IEA];~go_process: GO:0006351 - transcription, DNA-templated [Evidence IEA];~go_process: GO:0006355 - regulation of transcription, DNA-templated [Evidence IEA]) → MANEVQFAVTTSTHNPTPQNELAKKTSCDACRRRKVKCDRTQPCSQCTSSFYDCTFSEPARKKRKTATDEKIELLEGRIQAMEEASAQAAAPDLPNTSSSPAPRGLPQAQTGQPGAKIYHPTEKGDLEFTGYSADRTFIEGFKHKLGDWALDATHKRVPAVFAVPGLFDTTRGPPIDVELPPKHVARKLVDAALDAQILFGIIHRPSFENLFTLVYSLDRSHYSIEEWRFLALLYAVLAYGGLFVDSADDQENDVLSNSSRYYEKSLQLQNIADCKDLVSLQAIFFKILYLLLTTRVFTCYTYVSAALSVALRMGLHRLDSTAHQDLIQRETGKRIFWALWTLTNEVAATCGLPVLLSNEEINQETPIEVNDSYIEARQILPQPEGEFCLTTIATIYRRLHHVFQKAGKHIYSENQSTLLQSGGVGSYLVGMSKLKRIEEQLHQWVRELPDHLVLGNGSDNPELAAARFTLCILYAHAQLYIYRPFLRQSMMHTGSIDQPDSTSSRWLATICIQACENIIILCEDMFKRGLLGGGNWFTTRALFSSTLTLFYVALSSRDPGLLQTRSICTRLALGRKISDSLAKRSGLAHRWKVMMTVMIATLPSSARHIQEKLLSLDNTMSDLSRYKDESQAPDDTYTASLGMSVLNLLGSDSSTADKVKWLAPHHLEALGLGCSEHEECRSPSCRLGLDLQGFSEVPQLDNNSTGDYFLGSNEPVSMPLETGEVGLGDLDEFLDLQNWL, encoded by the exons ATGGCAAACGAGGTCCAGTTTGCTGTGACAACCTCCACTCATAATCCCACGCCACAGAATGAACTCGCCAAAAAGACCTCCTGCGATGCGTGCCGCCGGCGGAAGGTCAAATGCGACAGAACCCAGCCATGTAGTCAATGCACATCCTCGTTCTACG ATTGCACATTCTCCGAGCCAGCCCGCAAGAAGCGGAAAACAGCAACTGACGAGAAGATCGAATTGCTCGAGGGCCGAATACAGGCCATGGAAGAAGCATCAgcccaggctgctgctccagaCTTGCCTAAtacatcatcgtcgcctgcACCGAGAGGCCTACCACAGGCGCAGACAGGCCAGCCCGGTGCAAAAATCTATCATCCTACTGAGAAAGGAGACCTGGAGTTCACAGGCTATTCGGCAGATCGCACCTTCATCGAAGGCTTCAAGCACAAACTGGGAGACTGGGCGCTCGACGCGACGCATAAACGCGTCCCTGCTGTCTTTGCGGTCCCAGGTCTCTTCGACACAACCCGAGGACCACCGATCGATGTCGAGCTTCCACCCAAGCATGTCGCTAGAAAGTTAGTTGACGCGGCTCTGGATGCCCAAATTCTCTTTGGCATCATCCACCGCCCGTCGTTCGAGAATCTGTTCACCCTGGTCTACTCCCTTGATCGGTCTCATTACAGTATAGAGGAATGGCGGTTCCTGGCTCTTCTATACGCCGTTTTGGCGTACGGCGGTCTGTTTGTTGACTCGGCTGATGACCAGGAGAACGATGTCCTTTCGAACTCGTCCCGCTACTATGAGAAAAGCTTACAGCTGCAAAACATTGCCGATTGCAAAGACCTTGTCTCTCTCCAGGCCATCTTTTTCAAGatcctctacctcctcttAACCACCCGAGTTTTCACTTGCTACACCTACGTGAGCGCCGCGCTATCAGTGGCACTACGGATGGGGCTCCATCGATTGGACTCCACAGCCCATCAGGATTTGATCCAGCGGGAAACCGGCAAACGAATATTCTGGGCTCTTTGGACCCTCACCAATGAAGTCGCTGCTACCTGTGGGCTTCCTGTGCTTCTCAGCAATGAAGAGATTAACCAAGAAACTCCAATAGAGGTTAACGACTCTTATATTGAGGCGCGACAAATCCTGCCGCAGCCAGAAGGAGAATTCTGTCTCACGACCATCGCAACTATCTATCGAAGACTCCACCATGTTTTTCAAAAGGCGGGCAAGCATATTTACTCTGAGAATCAGTCCACCCTGCTCCAGTCGGGGGGTGTAGGGAGCTATCTAGTGGGCATGAGTAAATTAAAACGAATTGAAGAACAGCTTCACCAATGGGTTCGAGAGTTACCCGATCATCTCGTTCTAGGGAATGGGTCCGACAACCCTGAACTCGCAGC AGCCCGATTCACCCTATGCATATTATATGCACACGCGCAGCTCTACATATACCGCCCCTTTCTGCGACAATCCATGATGCACACAGGAAGCATAGATCAACCAGATAGCACGAGCTCGAGATGGCTCGCGACGATATGCATACAGGCATGCGAGAACATCATAATCCTATGCGAAGACATGTTCAAACGAGGCTTACTAGGTGGTGGGAATTGGTTTACGACGCGCGCATTATTCAGCTCGACTTTGACTCTCTTCTACGTCGCTCTATCGTCCAGAGACCCCGGGCTTCTTCAGACACGATCCATTTGCACGCGTTTGGCACTGGGGAGAAAAATCTCGGATAGCCTTGCGAAGCGCAGCGGTCTTGCCCATCGGTGGAAAGTCATGATGACT GTCATGATCGCAACACTCCCAAGCAGTGCTCGCCATATTCAAGAGAAGCTCCTCAGCTTAGACAACACGATGTCGGACCTGAGTCGGTACAAAGACGAATCTCAGGCGCCTGATGATACCTACACAGCCTCGTTGGGAATGTCGGTATTAAATCTTTTAGGCAGCGACAGTTCAACCGCCGATAAGGTCAAGTGGCTGGCGCCTCATCATCTCGAAGCCCTTGGTCTTGGATGTTCTGAACATGAAGAATGTCGGTCTCCTTCGTGCAGGCTGGGTCTAGATCTACAAGGATTCAGTGAGGTCCCTCAACTTGATAACAATAGCACCGGGGACTATTTTCTGGGGAGCAATGAGCCCGTGAGTATGCCGCTAGAGACAGGAGAAGTGGGATTAGGGGATCTTGACGagtttctggatcttcagAACTGGTTATAG
- a CDS encoding uncharacterized protein (SECRETED:SignalP(1-21)): MKTTMITSIIAAALAAPLASAWTINACGHTFSGEGSSTCTTVSCDTGEIVDFNAGNPGGAIEFNLYSDAQCTNEITHFADDKFGYELPQNLRSFLILT; this comes from the coding sequence ATGAAGACCACCAtgatcacctccatcatcgccgcgGCCCTCGCTGCTCCCCTCGCCAGCGCCTGGACAATCAACGCCTGCGGCCACACGTTCTCAGGAGAAGGCTCCAGCACTTGCACCACAGTCTCCTGCGACACGGGCGAGATCGTCGACTTCAACGCCGGGAACCCAGGCGGAGCCATCGAATTCAACCTCTACTCCGATGCTCAGTGCACCAACGAGATCACCCACTTTGCCGATGACAAGTTCGGCTACGAGCTTCCCCAGAACCTGCGCTCTTTCTTGATTCTTACTTAG